Proteins encoded in a region of the Triticum dicoccoides isolate Atlit2015 ecotype Zavitan chromosome 3A, WEW_v2.0, whole genome shotgun sequence genome:
- the LOC119269449 gene encoding laccase-3-like — translation MASSGLLLLLGCLASALLAGATKVHHHEFIVQETPVKRLCEEHNIITVNGQFPGPTLEVREGDTLVVNVVNQAQYNVTIHWHGIRQFRTGWADGPEFVTQCPIKPGGSYKYRFTIEGQEGTLWWHAHSSWLRATVYGALIIRPREDKPYPFDKPSREVPILLGEWWNANPVEVIREAQRTGGAPNVSDAFTVNGQPGDLYNCSRQDTTAISVKPGETALLRFINSALNHELFVSIASHKMTVVGVDASYTKPFVTSVLMIAPGQTTDVLVTMDQAPTRYYIAARGYVTTQGVAFDNTTTTAVLEYDCGCTTDFGPSIPPAFPTLPAFNDTGAATAFAAGIKSPRKVEIPSPVDENLFFTVGLGLFNCAPGQLCAGPNNNTRFTASMNNVSFVFPKATSLLHAHYYDMPGVYTTDFPANPPVQFDYTAQNVSQSLWQPIPATKLYKLRFGSVVQVVLQDTSIVTPENHPIHLHGYDFYILAEGFGNYDAEKDAAKFNLENPPQRNTVAVPVNGWAVIRFRADNPGVWLMHCHLDVHITWGLAMAFLVEDGYGELQSLEAPPVDLPMC, via the exons ATGGCGTCCTCCGGGCTCCTCCTTCTCCTCGGCTGCCTCGCGTCCGCCCTGCTCGCCGGCGCCACCAAAGTGCACCACCACGAGTTCATC GTCCAGGAGACGCCGGTGAAGAGGCTGTGCGAGGAGCACAACATCATCACGGTGAACGGGCAGTTCCCGGGGCCGACGCTGGAGGTCCGGGAGGGGGACACGCTGGTGGTCAACGTCGTGAACCAGGCGCAGTACAACGTCACCATCCACTGGCACGGCATCCGGCAGTTCAGGACGGGGTGGGCGGACGGGCCCGAGTTCGTGACGCAGTGCCCCATCAAGCCCGGCGGCAGCTACAAGTACCGCTTCACCATCGAGGGCCAGGAGGGCACCCTGTGGTGGCACGCCCACAGCTCCTGGCTCCGGGCCACCGTCTACGGCGCGCTCATCATCCGGCCCCGGGAGGACAAGCCCTACCCCTTCGACAAGCCATCGCGGGAGGTGCCCATCCTCCTCGGCGAGTGGTGGAACGCCAACCCCGTCGAGGTCATCCGGGAGGCGCAGCGGACCGGCGGCGCGCCCAACGTCTCCGACGCCTTCACCGTCAACGGCCAGCCCGGCGACCTCTACAACTGCTCCCGCCAAG ACACCACCGCGATCTCGGTGAAGCCCGGCGAGACGGCGCTGCTGCGGTTCATCAACTCTGCGCTCAaccacgagctcttcgtctccatcGCCAGCCACAAGATGACGGTCGTCGGCGTCGACGCCTCCTACACCAAGCCGTTCGTCACCTCCGTGCTCATGATCGCGCCGGGCCAGACCACCGACGTGCTCGTCACCATGGACCAGGCGCCCACGCGCTACTACATCGCCGCGCGCGGCTACGTCACCACGCAGGGCGTGGCGTTCGACAACACTACCACCACCGCCGTACTCGAGTACGACTGCGGCTGCACCACCGACTTCGGCCCATCGATCCCGCCGGCGTTCCCGACCCTCCCGGCCTTCAACGACACCGGCGCCGCCACGGCCTTCGCCGCGGGCATCAAGAGCCCGCGGAAGGTCGAGATCCCAAGCCCCGTCGACGAGAACCTCTTCTTCACCGTCGGCCTCGGGCTGTTCAACTGCGCGCCGGGGCAGCTGTGCGCCGGGCCGAACAACAACACCCGCTTCACGGCCAGCATGAACAACGTCTCCTTCGTCTTCCCCAAGGCCACCTCCCTCCTCCACGCGCACTACTACGACATGCCGGGCGTGTACACCACCGACTTCCCGGCCAACCCGCCGGTGCAGTTCGACTACACGGCGCAGAACGTCAGCCAGAGCCTGTGGCAGCCGATCCCGGCGACCAAGCTGTACAAGCTCAGGTTCGGCTCCGTGGTGCAGGTCGTCCTGCAGGACACCAGCATCGTCACGCCGGAGAACCACCCCATCCACCTCCACGGCTACGACTTCTACATCCTCGCCGAGGGCTTCGGCAACTACGACGCCGAGAAGGACGCCGCGAAGTTCAACCTCGAGAACCCACCGCAGCGGAACACCGTGGCGGTGCCCGTGAACGGCTGGGCGGTCATCCGGTTCCGCGCCGACAACCCGGGGGTGTGGCTCATGCATTGCCATCTCGACGTGCACATCACCTGGGGCCTGGCAATGGCGTTTCTGGTCGAGGACGGGTATGGCGAGTTACAGTCACTGGAGGCGCCTCCAGTTGATCTTCCAATGTGCTAA